Proteins encoded by one window of Ovis canadensis isolate MfBH-ARS-UI-01 breed Bighorn chromosome 14, ARS-UI_OviCan_v2, whole genome shotgun sequence:
- the LOC138418716 gene encoding zinc finger protein 585A, protein MTMPANQTSPQKSLSLAPEERGGSCEVSVSFRDVAVDFSREEWQQLDLDQKNLYRDVMLETCSHLLSIGYQVPEIEVFMLEQGKEPWALQGEGPYQSCPEELWQIGDQIESYHQRENRSLRNVAFIKKVLTIQRDYAYKDIRKIICGSQNIPSPKRPHHQCDLFGSALSCNLDLCTHNRNSGSKNINKITEYGKISSYTKQECTPTGEKFQDHNQCGKILSYEQVPSQHQKIHTGVKSYKCAEFGNIFTQNSQLKVHLKVHTGEKLYVCIDCGKAFVQKPEFITHQGTHTREKPYKCSECGKAFFQVSSLFRHQRLHTGEKLYECSECGKGFSYNSDLSIHQKIHTGERHHECSDCGKAFTQKSTLKMHQKIHTGERSYICIECGQAFIQKTHLIAHRRIHTGEKPYKCSSCGKSFISKSQLQVHQRTHTRMKPSMCSEYGKVFNNNSNLNTHKKVQIREKSSICTECGKAFTYRSELIIHQRIHTGEKPYECGDCGKAFTQKSALTVHQRIHTGEKSYICMKCGLAFIQKAHLIAHQIIHTGEKPYKCGHCGKSFTSKSQLHVHKRIHTGEKPYTCTKCGKAFTNRSNLITHQKTHTGEKSYICPKCGKAFTQRSDLITHQRIHTGEKPYECSTCGKAFTQKSHLNIHQKIHTGERQYECHECGKAFNQKSILIVHQKIHTGEKPYVCTECGRAFIRKSNFITHQRIHTGEKPYECSDCGKSFTSKSQLLVHQPIHTGEKPYVCVVCGKAFSGRSNLSKHQKTHTGEKPYICSECGKTFRQKSELIIHHRIHTGEKPYECSDCGKSFTKKSQLQVHQRIHTGEKPYVCAECGKAFTDRSNLNKHQTTHTGDKPYKCVICGKGFVQKSVLNVHQSIHT, encoded by the exons GTATCAGTGTCCTTCAGGGACGTGGCTGTAGATTTCAGCAGAGAGGAGTGGCAGCAATTGGACCTTGATCAGAAAAACCTATACCGGgatgtgatgctggagacctgTAGCCACTTGCTCTCAATAG GATATCAAGTTCCTGAAATCGAGGTTTTCATGTTGGAACAAGGAAAGGAGCCATGGGCATTGCAAGGTGAGGGCCCATATCAGAGCTGTCCAG AAGAATTGTGGCAGATTGGTGACCAGATAGAGAGCTATCATCAGAGAGAAAACAGATCTTTAAGAAATGTGGCTTTCATCAAGAAAGTATTGACTATACAAAGGGATTATGCATATAAggacataagaaaaataatttgtggAAGCCAAAACATTCCTTCCCCAAAGAGACCTCATCATCAATGTGACTTATTTGGAAGTGCTTTAAGCTGTAATTTAGATTTATGCACTCATAATAGAAACAGTGGATCAAAGAACATTAATAAGATTACTGAATATGGTAAAATTTCTTCCTATACTAAACAAGAGTGTACTCCAACAGGAGAAAAATTTCAGGACCATAATCAATGTGGAAAAATTCTCAGCTATGAACAAGTACCCTCTCAACATCAGAAAATTCATACTGGGGTGAAATCTTACAAATGTGCTGAATTTGGAAATATCTTCACTCAAAATTCACAACTTAaggtacatctgaaagttcatacAGGAGAAAAACTCTATGTATGTATTGACTGTGGGAAAGCTTTTGTACAGAAGCCAGAATTCATCACACATCAGGGAACTCATACTCGAGAGAAGCCCTATaagtgcagtgaatgtgggaaagcctttttCCAAGTATCTTCTCTTTTCAGGCATCAGAGACttcatactggagaaaaactCTACgaatgcagtgaatgtgggaaaggcTTCTCTTATAACTCAGATCTTAGTATACATCagaaaattcatactggagagagacACCATGAGTGCAGTGACTGTGGGAAAGCATTCACGCAGAAGTCCACGCTCAAGATGCATCAGAAAATTCATACAGGTGAGAGATCCTATATATGTATTGAATGTGGACAAGCCTTCATCCAGAAGACCCACTTGATTGCACACCGAagaattcacactggagaaaaaccGTATAAATGCAGTAGTTGTGGGAAGTCCTTCATTTCCAAGTCACAGCTGCAGGTACATCAACGAACTCACACAAGAATGAAACCGTCTATGTGCAGCGAATATGGAAAGGTTTTCAACAATAATTCCAACCTCAATACACATAAGAAGGTTCAAATTAGAGAGAAATCTTCCATATGTACTGAATGTGGTAAGGCGTTTACCTACAGGTCAGAGTTGATTATACATCAGAGGATTCACACCGGAGAAAAACCTTATGAATGTGGTGATTGTGGAAAAGCATTCACTCAGAAATCTGCACTCACAgtgcatcagagaattcatacaggagaaaaatcatatatatgCATGAAATGTGGTCTAGCCTTCATCCAGAAGGCACACTTGATAGCCCATCAAATaattcatacaggagagaaaccttataaatgtgGTCACTGTGGGAAATCCTTTACTTCCAAGTCACAACTCCACGTGCATAAACGAATTCACACAGGAGAAAAACCCTATACGTGCACTAAATGTGGGAAGGCATTCACTAACAGATCAAATCTCATTACACATCAGAAAACTCATACAGGAGAGAAATCCTATATATGTCCTAAATGTGGCAAGGCCTTCACTCAAAGATCAGATTTGATTacacatcagagaattcatactggggagAAACCTTATGAATGCAGTacctgtggaaaagccttcacCCAGAAGTCACACCTCAATATACACCAGaaaattcacactggagagaggCAGTATGAATGCcatgaatgtgggaaagccttcaaccAGAAGTCAATACTCATTGTGCATCAGAAaattcatacaggagagaaaccctacGTGTGCACTGAGTGTGGAAGAGCCTTCATCCGGAAGTCAAACTTTATTactcatcagagaattcatactggggagAAACCTTATGAATGCAGTGATTGTGGGAAATCCTTCACCTCCAAATCTCAGCTCCTGGTGCATCAACCAATTCACACAGGAGAAAAACCatatgtgtgtgttgtatgtgggaaagcctttagtGGCAGGTCAAATCTCAGTAAACACCAGAAaactcatactggagagaagccctacATCTGTTCTGAATGTGGAAAGACCTTCAGACAAAAGTCAGAACTGATTATACACCATAggattcatactggagagaaaccttatgaatGCAGTGATTGTGGTAAATCATTTACTAAGAAATCACAGCTCCAAGTGCATCAGCGCATTCATACAGGAGAGAAGCCTTATGTGTGCGCAGAGTGTGGAAAGGCCTTCACTGACAGGTCAAATTTAAATAAACACCAGACAACACACACTGGAGACAAACCCTATAAGTGTGTCATCTGTGGGAAAGGCTTCGTTCAGAAGTCAGTGCTCAACGTGCATCAGAGTATTCACACTTGA